TGTCGAAAGGGGCCCACTTCAACTTAATTAATAAGTAAATTAGGATAATGTTATGCTGATTTGGAGGCTTCTTATTTCAAGGTTTCTTGGAGTAGTTTTCATCTATATCTTTTAACATGTTTTATTGCAGCCGCCCACACACAATGCCACCACTATCATCAATCCCATGAACAATCGAAAAGTCATGGGGGGATGCATATAAAGGCAGCATAGTTTTTGTCGAGAAGCAAATGCTGTTCATTTAGTCATTTTCTAATTCATTTGGATTGTTTTTCACTCACTTGTAgtatcaattattttttaacaAATGACTCTTTTTTTTTGCGCTTTACTTTATTTGCAGTTTCGCGCTTTTCATGGAAGACAAGAGAATATCACTCTCTAAACAATTCAATACATTAAATTGTATTTTACAATTTTGCCCCTTAAATCATGACcctatttcaaatttttggatTTATTCCTACCAATAATGAAGTGAAGCAAAGagtttacaaaaaaaatgggactcctataTAGGCTGTAAGtcaataaatactagtactatctATTATAGTGATATGTCATCTTTAAGTATAATGTCGCATTACTAATTGCAAATTTTTTTGGGTCCATTCATTCCTATTGATAAATAAGTTTTGGTTGTATATGAAAGCACAATTCAAAACACACTATTATAATGTGTTTTGAACAATAGCCGTAGTtattcgattttttatttttttattttaattcatctaCTATTCGTACAATTGCATGTATAGTTCAGATAATTAGGACTCCAATTGAGAATCGAATTTGGTAAGCACAATCATTGAGAAGCCgaattaaaatgttaaaagatTTAGcataaaattaaagaaattattGTTGTGGACAATAGAGTTTTTGCATAAATAGTAAAGTACTATATTTATCATAGACTTTAGAAGATAGAGTACAATCGTATAATAGTATAGTTACTCAACTCGTATACCTTAAAATATAAACAACAAATTTAAACTTTTCCCCATCTATGTAACTTCAATTGTTCATGCCTTCAAATAATGGCAGTTGACTTTATGGATTAAAATAGttcttttaggtcatagttcaTTCAATCGAAGTAAACTCAAACTGaaaatgatagctagataacaAGTATTTGACCTACAGATACAGGCCAACTCTTTGAACAACCCTTATACaactaataaaattataattaaaaaaaacacctaCACCTACAACAATCCATCTAAAATAGAACTAAAAATAAAGTCTCCTCCTATCCCCTTGGAACCTTGCACGACatgcacaaaaacaaaataaaaaggatGAAATTTCCATAATCTTTTAAAAGAATACATCTTTGAAATTACAccaaatatggagtattaaacttgataaaataatatagtactattaggCAAAGGGTCATACCGTAAAAATCAACATCGTTTTGTATCTACTAGAGCTGGGGAAAAAACCCGACCCGACCAAACCCGACCCGTCCCGTCTGAGTAGAAGGGGGCATTATAATCTTGAAATTGTAAGTGTGTAGCTACATCATGAGGCAACATTTTCTGGCAAAAGAACATGCATGGCTTCTACTTCACCACATACAAGTTCATGCATCTACACAATTGATCTCCCACAAAACGATAAaacaattaatttttaatttatattaaaaaatccTCTTAATCCCATTTAATTAACCATGACATGAGTTATTTAATCATACTTTGATGACAACACACtatcattaatattacaaaacctCAGATTAGCAGACATATGCTTGGTGTTATGTTGTAAGGAACTGTCTAATATGGATAGACCACTTTTAAATACATATAAAACTTGATCAACTTATTAAATTAATCATGTATTTGGGCACTCCTCACACACTTTTGGTAAATAGTTACTATTATAATCTTAGTGACCTGGCTAATGTGGTTGTTAATCCTTGTCGTGGCGGTTATTGATTGGCTGGTGTTTGTTTAATTAAGGTTTTTTGTAATCATAGTTAGGGTACAATCAAAATTTCATGTGACTTTTAGATTTATCCAATGgttatttgtttatataaaaaaatatagctAGCTAGTGTACCTTGTTCTGCTACTTTCTGTTGGGTGCAATTATTATGAAATTAAGAATACAATTATTGAGTAAGGAAATAGAAAGGGGACATGAGATCCACAAGAGTAGATACATATGCGactacaaattttaaaaagtaaattcTCATGATCCAATACTTTAATGGacatgtaatttaatttctaaGTACTAAATGTGCTAGCACGTAGGTGAGTTGTCCATTTGCTAATTAGGAtgacaaaacaaattaaaaatatatatttgttaCTCATAAGTCATTAATATTCgaatattaatataaatgaaTTATAAAGAAAACTATAGTTTTTTCTTTATTGGATATTATTTCGTAAAAtgatagtattttatttcttttttttgttatttcttgCAGGCTACAAGTCTCATTTTTTCTTGTGgcctaaaataaaattttgatatcCATTTGAATAGTATGTTATACAAGTCACATGGATAGTATAGTTGTTGGAAATGAATATATTTCGATGAATGCTACTGATTCATaactaattatattaaataaattgagTAAAATATAAGTGAAATGAATGGATTCTAACATTTAATTTTGCTAAAAAGTGTAATAGTTGTACAACTTTTACACTCTTATTCTTTCCCGTTTTCttgtaattaatatttttaactttGTACCCTTTTGAGTTTCGAAAGGGCTATACATGGCAAGCACTTTTAACATTATTTAAGAAAACATAAATAAtcacaataattataattatcaaGCATTTGTGACACGTGTCTTGCTGCCGAATGGTACAAGTCAACCCTTGAGTATAATAATGAGAAAGAGGCAAGTTAAATAATATTGTAATAGTGGCTTTCATTTTCTTCCACTTagaaataatattctattgcCTGATTTTATTTCTATTGCTAATTCTCTCCCCTCTGTCATCCTAGCTGTTGTTGTTTTATTTGAAACAAGGTACATCCAATGGGAAAAAATCAACACACATTCaccaaaatattaaaagatttatagtaataatttttcCGCATTGTTTAAAATGTCACTCATTTTGGTTCACGTACAAGAATAAAGCAGAACTCAATATTCAATCATttacattaaatttaaattacatATTAATTCCATAACACTTTAtcaaaaatttatataaattaaataattaaataaaattttcttattgatatatttatataataaatatactttacacaaaaaattaattacactaacttgaaaattaaaatacactAAACATGCTATAATAAAATTGAAACGCatttaaaaacaaaatgagGGAGTTAACAAAGATATTAAAAAAGCCAATGATCATAAGGCTAAGTTTGAGGAAAATCAAAAGATGGCCCAACAACACAAAACAATTAgggtagaaaataaaataatggttATGACCTTAAGCTCAATAGACTATCCTCGTAGTAGTGCTTATATGAAAGAAACAAATTTTACAAAGAAGAGCTTAACAAAGAACAACCAAATGACGATGCAACTGAAACGTATTCTTCATACTTTGATAATATTGGAGGATCTGGTTGTGATTAACTGGATTAtaagattatattttttttcatgttgttattactccctccgtccccaaagaatatgcactttggggacgacacgtgttttaatgcaaaattaataataagagagaggtagagagaaaaagtaattaaagtattgttagtggggaatgagtcccacctcatatgagagaaaagagttttcaaaattggaaaatgcatattcttgtgggacggactaaaaagaaaatagtacatattcttgtaggacggagggaatataatttattgttcgtgttttagtttacattaattaaataataatgagCCCATTTGAAACATTTCATAAATTTTTGTAGTAGCACTATATTTTGTTGGGTTCAACCAACCCTCATGATTTAAACGAGCACCATCCTTTCAAACAATGATATTTATGACTTGAGCaatcaacatttttttattgGGCCTGTCAtctaagaaatattaagaatgAATTTAATAGTATTGTAGCCCACTGATATGACATTAAATAACAATGCCCATTTCCTTTATCAGTATATTTGCGGCCCAAACCATGTTTGTAGGCTTGGACCATACAATGCAgctttgttaattaattaaaagatatttaatttagttagaaatatttcatttcttttttcttcttaacTGCTAATGATAACATTTTAAGTCATTGATACAACGTAGTTAGTTGCTCGAGAAATATACTTTGAGAAAAATGGGTGTTTTTTTATCATTAAGGCTAAGAGGCAGCTTGGTGTACTTCTTTCTAACTCTTTTAGTTTAACTCaacaatatattatttttatattaaaaatgttgtTATATAAAACTACATTACATAAAAGAATAAATCAACATCCTTGGCAAAACAAACGTATAAAATCAACATCCTTGGCCAAAAAAAACGTATAAAATTAACATCCTTAGCAAaataataagagcatccgcaatgggcggacgatggcacgcccgatggcgcgcatcgtccgcgccatccatcgtccgcacccattgcgggtgcgcgccatagggcgcggacgatagtcgcgccttatacttcggtcgcggaggatagcgcggacgatgaccatcgtccgcgccatcgtccgccccattgtgaaggtCGCGGACGATTGAccgcggagttcgagaagttcacgcggtcacaggTGAGCGGCGTGCGCActaaagcgatgttgtcgtaccggtcgatgttcggctATTTCAAGCACGAgaccatctgggcgctcttgagggagaagcagaagttccaaggtggaattctgcacactggtgcgccgaagaggacgaaggtcacCGAAGTTGGTGACTACAcaagcagcggcagcggcagtcacccggttgacctcaaccggacgtacgtggatgaagggagttccggcacaccggtgtccttccgGCTTCCTCCCgacgtcaaggctgcgaaggccaaggggaaggcgaccgcgacctcatcgtcgaccgctgcaacccaagctccggtcccggtagagctcccgacccagacggccaccgcgtttgagtcgttagcaacaacttcgatggcaaggacgatgttgcagacgcacagggccctcaagaagtgtaccgaccccgacgaagccgaatatctctgggcgttactcgatgagctgcgtcggaagttgggaattgatccgacttagttttttttattagttcaatgatgtaacttttttttattaaaacttcgccgtttgttatttagaccgttttttattactcgttacttgttatttgaaaacagttaaattaattaaacaaaacaataaaatgatgatgtggcgcgccatagggcgcaccttagggcgcgccttagggcggcccactgcaggtggggaggtaggaggataaaactgctgacgtggcgcgccatagggcgcgccttagggcgccccattgctaatgctctaaatcattttgtgatgaaaaaaagtagataaattacattggtgacCAGAGCTCCATACTCACCAATCAAAACGAGCCTACATTCTCCATTGCAAAAGTCTTGAGAGGAACAAAGCTCGGCGTTGTAATGCATAAACTCTCAATACATGAATAAAGCATTTCAACTTCTttagtagtattagttttagTGTCGTATAATACTGTGCCCCCGTCCTCTCCCCATTCTTGCAAGATGGAACTATCTTCGAAAACTTTGATCACGCGAAGATAATTAGGTGAATGACTTAAAAAATAATCAGTATTGATTGTGATGACAATTTTTTTTGCCCAAGATTTCTCATCACCATATTCCTTCATCAACCAGATAATGGTCTCATAATTAGATGCATACCCATAATTCGAACTCCGGCACACACATAAACAATCCCCCAAAACAGATAATGGCCCTAATATGCAAGGAAAATCAACAGGAGGAGCCGAAAAGGAGCTAAAAAGTTCTGTTTCAAGATCAAGACAACAAACTCCCCAAGAAGATCCATTACTTTCCATCCAATGCAGATTTTCATTTAGAAATAAGCCTCTTGAATCACGTGTCGCCGGCGAGGTATCACAAGCATGCAATACTTCCCCATAATTTAGTCCCTATAGTGTATCCTTGGCATAGTGTTTTACAGGAAATCTTAACCACCTTATAATGGCCACTTATCCTTGGCATAGTAATATttagaaataattaatatatataattcgatTTGTTGTTTCGTTCAATTATTTAAAGTCGAACcgaaccaaaaattaaaatatatcaatCAAATTTAGAAGAActaatatcatatttaaaatttgaaaacaatTGAGCATGGATATAGAGAAATAAATCAAGTTAAATGatgtatcaaaatcaaaatacatctataaaaatatgtattagaatcaaaactAATATAACTGTTTGTAAATTAGTTATTTATCTTTTAATTGATTctatgttttttaaaataatgaaaaataattttaaataatgaaatctATGAAATCGATGAATTAATGAAGATTGTGTGCAAACTAACTATAGTATTGTACTTGAAATATTTTATccatgaaatattaattttaagatGAGGAGATTGAAATTATTGTGCTTGCAAACTTTATATTCTTTTAGGAATTATAATTTCGACGATTTGGTGACAAGTGTCCAGtaatggaaaaaatgaaaaaaaaggatgaaaaaaagtagtaagtaaattaaaagaatagAGCAAAATTGGTGAAAAAGAATTTCTCGGCTCGACAACGGTGTAATTGTTTACACTTGGGCTTgttcaaaatttaatactagtCCAGCAAACACAATAAAAGTTAAGGCCCAACAGAACTAATAATACTAGAAGCCCAATTATAATCATCTTCTTTCTCAAATTTTTGTGCGCCACAGCGTCTAACCGTAAACATTTTGGATTCAGTGCAACGGCGACGGGGCGCCAGCGCAGAAGGAGACCATGGGTGGGAAGTTTCCGGGACCGGCtaagcccccgctggagcggtggcttggcTGGTGGTGGTTCCGTCCCTGATCCAGTGGGACCCGAAATATAGCGAGACAAGGGACTGATTTAGAAAGATGGGACTTGACAAACTCACGAGTCTTCAGCAGATCGATCCATGACTTACAAACCAACTTGCAGCAAGTGGCGGTTCGTGCGGGGAGTCTGGAGAGGATGTCTAATGTGATTTCTGATGGCAGGCATTCAATGAAAACTTGGTCCATTTGGGATAATCAATAGTTTTGTAGTCTTCTTGATCATATATCCAAACAACAAAACAGTTTCAGTCTTCAACTATTATATATCTAAACAACCAAAATTCATGTAGTTACtatttttctatctctcttctACTGTTctatagtactataatttgtTAGGTGTGAGTTGGTCTCAAAGTTAGGGTCCTCCGTGGCATggcctttaaatttaaatatcaaaatagtagtactaaaattTGTCTCAGCCATGGATaaaggaaatatttttataagaaattaaacgaaataaaataagagtaagtGCATAAATCTATCCAACACTAAACCCTAATCAATTCGGAGCTACTGCTAATGTAAAGATCCGTAAAAAGCAAAACATATACGCATATGAAAAAGCAAAAAACACTTAGGTCTGAATTCACAAATAAACCGGTAAAAACAGAGAattacaaaattgaaaaaaggTAAAACAAATTGACTTGATGGAAATAATTTACCTTCTCGGGATTGTGGTGGAGACTGAGTGACGGGTCTAAATTCTAAAAGGCGGCGGCGCTGCAAATTGATTTATTGTTAGATGATTGATTGCAGTTGTGGTATTGAGCTTAATCGAGCTCAATCTTGGCTGTTTTAGGGAACTACTGAAAGGAGCAATATGAGCCGTCGGATGCTGTTTAGTTAGATGGTTTAATGACAGCCGTTAGATTTGTTTGAGTAGTTAGTAATTGAATGTTAGTTAAAAGGAGGCAAAACTCAGATTTGAAACTAACTACTGATGTATCTCTCGTTTCTCTTCATCATTTTGATTAAAAGAATtcctttcttgattttgtgttcTTGAGATTAATTGCTCACAATTCTTGTTCATCAATATTGATCAttacaattggcgccgtctgtgggaatcgatTGTTGTTTTTCCCAAAATTCCAAGCTGAGAATCGGAGCGAGGTTTTCAATCGCGATCCTTGAAGATGGCAGCTCGTCTTGAACTGAGAAATACACCGTCACCAACGATTTCGGACTATGGAGAATGAAAATGCGAGCAATGTTGACGCAACAAGGGCTCGCATCGGCTTTGGAAACGAAGCAGACAGATCCGAAGGAAAAAGGAGTTCTCGATGAGAAGGCGATGTTGAAACAAGCCGAAATCGAAGCCAAGGCCCACAGCACGACTGTATTGTGCCTCGCCGATAAAGTATTGCGGGAGGTGGCAAAGGAGACGACTGTTGCGGGCATTTTATCCAGGTTAGAGGATCTTTATCTCACAAAATCGTTGGCCAATCAGTTGTATATGAAGCGTAGGTTATACTCTTATAAGTTCTTGGAGAGTAAGGGGGTGTTAGAACAGCTAGAAGAGTTTAATAAATCGATAGATGATCTGGAGAATATTGATGTGGCAATAGGAGATGGGGATAAGGCTATTCTGTTATTAAATGCTCTTCCTAAATCTTTTGATCAGTTGCGTGATGCTATACTGTATGGGAGAGATAAGGCGATTACATTTGTGGAGGTTCAAACTGCTGTGAGAGCTAAGGAACTCCACAAGGAAGGGATGGGAGTCGAGGCTGGTTCATCTGTTGCAGAAAGCCTGAATGTGAAGAAGCATAAGTTCAAGAAACCTTTTAAGAAGGATCATGATGCTCTAAAGTTTGCCCAGAATATCCAGAAGGAGAGTAGGtcttgccattggtgcaagaaacctggacatctaaagaaagattgttttgcttggaaaaaGAAGCAAGCACGGTCTGGAGAGAAATTGGTAAATGCTACTGACAACATGGAGAACGAGGATGATCAGATCCTGAATGTGATGGAGAATGGGATTGGTGGAGCTTAATTATGAACTCGGGCTGTAGTTTTCACATGAGTTCTAACTTGATGTGGTTCCAAGATCTGAGTGAGAGCACTAGGTCAGTGATTTTAGGAAATAACCAAGTTTGCCAAGTTGAAGGAATTGGCTCTGTGAAATTAAAGATGAATGATGGCTGTGTTAGAACTCTCACTGATGTCGGGTATATTCCTCAAGTGAAGAGGAATTTGATTTCCCTTGGACTCCTTGAAAGAAAGGGGTGTGTGTTTTCATCTGCTAAGGGCAGAATGGTGGTTAGAAAATGGGAAAAGGAGGTCATGGAGGCTGAGAGAAGAGGCAGCTTGTACTATCTACTTGCAGAAGTGCAGGTTCCTATGGCCCAAGTGAACTCAGTGACATCAAATGTAAGATTGTGGCACATGCGGCTAGGTCATCCTGCTGAGGGCAGTATGAGAGAACTTGTGAGAAAGGGAGCTGTGCAGACACAGCTTGATAAGCAACCATTTCAGTTTGAAGAATGTGTGCTTGGAAAGTCAAAGAAACTATCTTTTCCAAAGGGGAAGCATCTATCTActcaaccattagattatgACCATAGTGATCTATGGGGGCCTGCCCAAGTCAACTCCATAGGAGGTGGCAGATACTACATGACCATAATTGATGACTTCTCAAGGAAGATCCGGATCTATATACTCAAGGAAAAGTCAAAAGCCTTCAAGAATTTCTCCCATTGGTGTTCTGAGGTTGAGCTAGAAAAGAGGGATGTGTTGAAGTGTCTTAGGACAGATAATGGTTTGGAGTATTTGTCAAGGGAGTTTGATGAGTATTGCAAGATTAAGGGCATTAAGCGGCACAGAACAGTCCCTATGAAccctcaacaaaatggtgtTGCAGAGAGGGCAAATAGGACTATAGTTGAGAGAGCAAGGTGCATGTTGTTGTCAGCTGGTTTGGAGAGGAAGTTCTGGGCTGAAGCTGCTTCCACAGTTGTTAAATTGTTGAATATGTGCCCAGCTTTAAGTATAAGTGGTGACATTCCTGACTACAGGTGGCATGACACACTAGGTGATTACTCCAGATTGAGAGTGTTTGGCTGCAAGGCCTATGCCCATATCAGACTTGGAAAGTTGGAAGCCAGAGCACAGAGATGTATAATGCTTGGTTACCAAAGTGGAGTGAAAGGATATAGGCTATAGTGTATAGAGCCGGGGAATGCAAAGATCATAATCAGCAGAGATGTAATATTTTGGGAATATGAAATGCTATTCCTTAAGGGCAAGACTGAGGCTGATCAGAGGAGTATGACTGCTGATTTTGAGGTGGAGCCAATGGGAGTATCATCTGAAATTGATAATTCAGGCAAGGATCAAGACTCTAGTGGAGATCAAGGTATCAATACTGATTCTGATCATCCAATAGCAGATCCAGAATCACTTGACAATTATCAACTTGCAAGAGATAGAGTGAGAAGAAGGAATGTGAAGGCTCCTGCACAGTTCTCTGATTGTGAAATGTTGTTTTATGCTCTTTGTGCTGCTGAGGAGGTGGAGTATAATGAGCCAGCATCTTACAGAGAGGCAATCCAGTCAAAAGACTCAGACAAGTGGATGCTTGCTATGGTGGAGGAAATAGAGTCTCTCCTAAAAAATGGGACTTGGACACTAGTTGAAAGGGTGGAAGGAAGGAAGGTTGTGAGCTGTAAGTGGatttacaaaaagaaaattgaatcaGCAGCTCAAGGAGACCTTATCAGATTCAAAGCCCAACTAGTTGCAAGAGGATTCACACAAGAGCAAGGTGTGgattttaatgaagtattttctccAGTTGTTAAACACACTTCTATCAGGATATTGCTTGTTGTAGTTGCACAGATGGATTGGGAAATGGAGCAACTTGATGTTAAAACcgccttcttgcatggtgagTTAGAAGAAACCATTTATATGTCCCAACCTGAGGGTTTTGTCAGCCCAAGAGATGAGGGGAAGGTTTGCTTGCTCAAGAGGAGTATTTATGGGCTAAAGCAGGCAAGTAGACAGTGGCACAAGAGGTTTGATACTCACATGGTCAGTTGTGGTTTTGAGAAATCCTtatatgatgaatgtgtgtatatCAAAAGGAAGAATGGGGTGCCAGTTGCTTATCCTCtactgtatgtagatgatatgttatTAGCTGGAGCATTCAAGAAAGAACTCCAATCTGTGAAGGATGATCTGACAGCAGCTTTTGATATAAAGGCAATatttttataagaaattaaacgaaataaaataagagtaagtGCAGAAATCTATCCAACACTAAACCCTAATCAATTCGGAGCTACTGCTAATGTAAAGATCCGTAAAAAGCAAAACATATACGCATATGAAAAAGCAAAAAAACACTTAGGTCTGAATTCACAAATAAACCGGTAAAAATAGAGAattacaaaattgaaaaaaggTAAAACAAATTGACTTGATGGAAATAATTTACCTTCTCGGGATTGTGGTGGAGACTGAGTGACGGGTCTAAATTCTAAAAGGCGGCGGCGCTGCAAATTGATTTATTGTTAGATGATTGATTGCAGTTGTGGTATTGAGCTTAATCGAGCTCAATCTTGGCTGTTTTAGGGAACTACTGAATGGAGCAATCTGAGCCGTCGGATGCAGTTTAGTTAGATGGTTTAATGACAGTCGTTAGATTTGTTTGAGTAGTTAGTAATTGAATGTTAGTTAAAAGGAGGCAAAACTCAGATTTGAAACTAACTACTGATGTATCTCTCGTTTCTCTTCTTCATTTTGAATAAAAGAATtcctttcttgattttgtgttcTTGAGATTAATTGCTCACAATTCTTGTTCATCAATATTGATCAttacaattggcgccgtctgtgggaatcgatTGTTGTTTTCCCCAAAATCCAAGCTGAGAATCGGAGCGAGGTTTTCAATCGCGATCCTTGAAGATGGCAGCTCGTCTTGAAGCTGAGAAATTCACCGGCACCAATGATTTCGGACTATGGAGAATGAAAATACGAGCAATGTTGACGCAGCAAGGGCTCGCATCGGCTTTGGAAACGAAGCAGATAGATCCGAAGGAAAAAGGAGTTCTCGATGAGAAGGCGATGTTGAAACAAGCCGAAATCGAAGCCAAGGCCCACAGCAAGATTGTATTGTGCCTCGCCGATAAAGTATTACGGGAGGTGGCAAAGGAGACGACTGCTGCGGGCATTTTATCCAGGTTAGAGGATCTTTATCTCACGAAATCGTTGGCCAATCAGTTGTATATGAAGCGTAGGTTATACTCTTATAAGTTCTTGGAGAGTAAGGGGGTGTTAGAACAGCTAGAAGAGTTTAATAAATCGATAGATGATCTGGAGAATATTGATGTGGCAATATGAGATGGGGACAAGGCTATTCTGTTATTAAATGCTCTTCCTAAATCTTTTGATCAGTTGCAAGATGTTATACTGTATGGGAGAGATAAGGCGATTACATTTGTGGAGGTTCAAACTGCTGTGAGAGCTAAGGAACTCCACAAGGAAGGGATGGGAGTCGAGGCTGGTTCATCTGTTGCAGAAAGCCTGAATGTGAAGAAGCATAAGTTCAAGAAACCTTTTAAGAAGGATCATGATGCTCTAAAGTTTGCCCAGAATATCCAGAAGAAGAGTAGGtcttgccattggtgcaagaaacctggacatctaaagaaagattgttttgcttggaaaaaGAAGCAAGCACGGTCTGGAGAGAAATTGGTAAATGCTACTGACAACATGGAGAACGAGGATGATCAGATCCTGAATGTGATGGAGAATGAGTTCTAACTTGATGTGGTTCTAAGATCTGAGTGAGAGCACTAGGTCAGTGATTTTAGGAAATAACCAAGTTTGCCAAGTTGAAGGAATTGGCTCTGTGAAATTAAAGATGAATGATGGCTGTGTTAGAACTCTCACTGATGTCGGGTATATTCCTCAAGTGAAGAGGAATTTGATTTCCCTTGGACTCCTTGAAAGAAAGGGGTGTGTGTTTTCATCTGCTAAGGGCAGAATGGTGGTTAGAAAATGGGAAAAGGAGGTCATGGAGGCTGAGAGAAGAGGCAGCTTGTACTATCTACTTGCAGAAGTGCAGGTTCCTATGGCCCAAGTGAACTCAGTGACATCAAATGTAAGATTGTGGCACATGCGGCTAGGTCATCCTGCTGAGGGCAGTATGAGAGAGCTTGTGAGAAAGGGAACTGTGCAGACACAGCTTGATAAGCAACCATTTCAGTGTGAAGAATGTGTGCTTGGAAAGTCAAAGAAACTATCTTTCCAAAGGGGAAGCATCTATCTActcaaccattagattatgCCCATAGTGATCTATGGGGGCCTGCCCAAGTCAACTCCATAGGAGGTGGCAGATACTACATGACCATAATTGATGACTTCTCAAGGAAGATCTGGATCTATATACTCAAGGAAAAGTCAAAGGCCTTCAAGAATTTCT
This portion of the Salvia splendens isolate huo1 chromosome 10, SspV2, whole genome shotgun sequence genome encodes:
- the LOC121752741 gene encoding uncharacterized protein LOC121752741 produces the protein MAARLEAEKFTGTNDFGLWRMKIRAMLTQQGLASALETKQIDPKEKGVLDEKAMLKQAEIEAKAHSKIVLCLADKVLREVAKETTAAGILSRLEDLYLTKSLANQLYMKRRLYSYKFLESKGVLEQLEEFNKSIDDLENIDVLQDVILYGRDKAITFVEVQTAVRAKELHKEGMGVEAGSSVAESLNVKKHKFKKPFKKDHDALKFAQNIQKKNLSESTRSVILGNNQVCQVEGIGSVKLKMNDGCVRTLTDVGYIPQVKRNLISLGLLERKGCVFSSAKGRMVVRKWEKEVMEAERRGSLYYLLAEVQVPMAQVNSVTSNVRLWHMRLGHPAEGSMRELVRKGTVQTQLDKQPFQCEECVLGKSKKLSFQRGSIYLLNH